The window TTCGGTCACCTCTTCCGTTGGCAAAGTCGCCGTCTCCAGGACTCCGATCGCGTTATCCGCTGCTTCTCGACAATTGAGTCGCTCGAACAACTCTTCAGAACCTGCCGCCGCTCGCATGGGCCCGGACCCCATCGCAAAATAATTGGGCGGATTGATCTGCCATCCGGCGTATTGTGAAGCCATACACGCTGCCACAGGATGATCCGTCATCACTTGAACTGAAGTCCCAGTGGCGGGGATGTTTTCGTCAGACTGCAAGAAAATATCAGCCAGTCCCGACGTGCACACCCGAGCGAGTTGCAGGCCCGCCGCTAATCCACCCTCATGGTCCACGCCAAAGTCCCAAAGCTTCGCCTGATTGGGCAAGCGATGGGCGCCTACACGCAAAACAGAGGCTTGGGCGGCGATATTCTTACAGAGTTCGGCGGCACGTCGATTTAATTTCATGCCGACATCATGAATCACTGACCGAATCACCGCAAGCCGGCGGCTCCCGGGTTAATTCAGAACCATCCAGCGCCTAGAATACTCATCCGTCCCGTTATCGCCGGATGCCTTCAACAGCGTGGAGACTCCTCTATTGTCCACTCAGACGATTGAAAACTACATCAAGACGATCTACCAGATTTGCTCCGACAATCAGAGCGAACTAGCCGCCACCGGTGCAATTGCGGCAGCTATGCATGTCTCGCCGGGAACCGTCACCAGCATGCTCAAAACACTAAGTCAATCCGGCATGGTGACTTACACACCGTACGAGGGGGTTCGGCTGACCGAGTCCGGAAGGGCACTCGCTTTGAGAATCGTTCGGCGACATCGGCTGATCGAACTCTTCCTCGTACACACGGTCCGCTTGACTTGGGATGAAGTTCATGATGAAGCCGAAAACATGGAACACGCCGTCAGTGATCTGCTGGTGGATCGGATCGATGCGTATTTGAATTATCCACTCGTTGATCCTCACGGAGATCCGATTCCCCGAGCAGACGGCACCTTGCCCGATGCGACCAGTCATCGCTTGGCAAGTTGCGATACGGGTGTGAAATTCCGCTTGGTCCGAGTGCTCGATCAGGAGCCACAATTCCTGAGATACTTGAGTGAAATTGGACTGCCACTGGGCGCCGAGGGACGAGTGACCGCAAATCGCCTGGAAGCAGGAGTTGTGACGGTGGCGATCAATGAGCAAGAAACGTCTTTGGGACGTGAAACGGCAGAAAAACTTCTCGTGGCACCCCTCCCAACCGAGTAGATCAAGGGGTTTGGACACCGAGCAATTCCCGGTCGTCCAGGACTTCCATTAAATCGCCCAAGTCCACACCTTCGCTGGCTGCATCCGACCACATTTGTTTGACCGTTGCCACCTCGTAACGCGGTGTGACCGCCATATAGGCCCCCTTGAAAACCTTCGTCGAAACAGCTCGCTGGTTAAACCACCGGTCCGCAAGTGCCAAAGCGAGACCACTTGGTATCTGCCCACGATCGATCCGACGATTCTTACCCAACACCCGCAAGACGATGGTTCGGGGATTAACTTCGACGACGAAGACGGTCGTTTGTTTCAACGTCAACTCTGTACCTTCCACAAATTCCGTCCCATCATCGACAGCTTTCCAGAACTCACTCACATAGTCTTGGAGCATCGCGAATCGATCAACCATCGCCTCCTCTTTCGCACCCAAAGGAATTGAACGTAACTGCTGCAACAAATCTTCGCCCCGTTCGGTTCCTTGCTCGCTGAGTGCGCGATGTGCCTCAATAAGTAAGCGACGAGCTACTGCAACCTGCCCTGGAGTCAGTTCGATCACGTTCGCTGGATCGGCTGCCATCTCGAGCGAATTCGGTCGGTTCATTTCAGTATCAAGCGATTCCACCGCACTGGATAAAGAAGAACGCTCCTGCCGATCGGCCATTTTTGGTTCGGCCATTTCTTGCCGGGGCTTCGCACTGACTCCAGT of the Pirellulaceae bacterium genome contains:
- a CDS encoding metal-dependent transcriptional regulator; its protein translation is MSTQTIENYIKTIYQICSDNQSELAATGAIAAAMHVSPGTVTSMLKTLSQSGMVTYTPYEGVRLTESGRALALRIVRRHRLIELFLVHTVRLTWDEVHDEAENMEHAVSDLLVDRIDAYLNYPLVDPHGDPIPRADGTLPDATSHRLASCDTGVKFRLVRVLDQEPQFLRYLSEIGLPLGAEGRVTANRLEAGVVTVAINEQETSLGRETAEKLLVAPLPTE